One Alnus glutinosa chromosome 13, dhAlnGlut1.1, whole genome shotgun sequence genomic window, TAACCATGTCATATGGCACGAGTCTAACCAAACATATATCAATTAACAGCACCTGCTTTTCCTCCAATTTTCTACGAGATTCTTCCTCTCTTCGTCTCTCTTCTTCATGAGCAGCTTCTCTAGCTGCTTCCTCTTGTAAACGCTGAGCTTCGGCCTCCTCCACGGCCTTCAATTCTTTTTCTCTGTCAGCTTGCAAAGATGCAAGATATTCATCATCCTGCAAGCATCAGACAAAACATAAAGTTAAATAGCGCCAATTTTAGCGGCCCAAAAGTTCAAACCTTTATTTCTGAAGCCCAAAAGTAAAACCTGTTGTTCCCGTATCATGCGTTGAGCAGCCAGGGTGGGTGATGGCGGGCGAGGCATTCGCTGGGGATAATGGTCCTCAGCTTGCATGAACTGATGAGGTGCATATGCAAAACGATATCCAGTCCCTTCAGGAATTCCACCGAACATGGCAGCCTCCAGCATGACCGCTTCATCATGCTCCTCAGAAGAAATCCCTCCCCACTTGAATTTGGATAAAAGAAAAGGTGAAAAAATAGTTGATGAAGAACATTTTAGTAACTAAAATTGATCAACTGCAACCAAAATTCTAATGAGAACTAGTGTTACATAAGTAAGATACCTCATCAGAAGGGAAGGCATTTCCACTGTGCTGTGGAGGATTACCAATATCATGCTGTCCAGGACTTGATGGTGAGCCAGCCTCAACAACTTCAACACCTTTGGCAGAGTCCAAAGATCCAGAAGACATGCGTCGGGACCTATGCCTGACAAGAGGCTGCTCCTCCACATCTTCAACTTCCTCTTGGATGGATGAGCTTCCGGGCTCCAACCTAGATTTATCAGAATGCCCTTATCATATCTCCTCCTCCCAACAGTAGAAATCACATATTACCAAATAAAGAAACACAGGTACACCACCCTTGGGGTTGGTAGAAAAACAATAGCGACACTGAGTCATAGCAAGAAACCATAAAATATGTGAAAAACTACTACGCGGGAAAGGACATATACCTCCCATTTGATGCAGCTAATTCTTGTAGCTCCACCTCAGCTGGCTTAAGTCCTACTTTTGATGCCCCAGCACCTTCCCCTTGCGCACGCAAtgctttctctttctctgctgTCTGAATTTATTCTATGTTAAACAGGACCAAGATTTCGTTTTAAATTCAAACACACACAACGTCATAGAACAGACCTTCAGGGACAATGAAACTGCATGTGCAAGTTCAGGATCTTCCAAGTGAGATTTCCTTGGCAGAGGCTCTGGGTCAGCTAAATCCTGCGTCAAGATATGCATGCATTCAGTACCGACAGAGAACACAGAGGTCATGCTCACAGGCACTGAAGGTTAGTGTCACATACATTTTGTGCAGCCTCAAGCTCCCATTTTGAAGCCTCAATGGCAGCTCGAACCATTTCTTCTTCTATGTCATTGCTATAGTCTGGCAAACTCTCAAATTCAGGAGCATTGGGTCTAACATTTCCGCCATGAGAACCATCACCCAAAATATGATCTTTTCCTCCATCCCACAGTCTAGCCTGCGCAGTTGAGGCAGCTGAAATATcctcatcttcatcatcatcaattaAAACAGTCCCATGAATATCTGGACCACCTGCATGGACAGTTCCAGTGACATCCTCAATAGCAGGAGCCTGTCCAGAATGACTGGATGGCTGATTGCCATCCTTTACCTCTATGGGAATCTCCCTAACTTCTCTTGGATGTGTAACAAAGGGACCACGGTTTGTAAGATCAGAACTACCATCGAGAAATCTTCTACGGAAGTTTGGATCAAGAATAGATAATGGATTCATAATCCCAGCTGCAGAGAGAAGCGATGAAGGAGGTACTTGTGGTTCAACTGGATCAATATCCATTAAATCATCTTGTGGAACAGCCACAGAGGTCTCATGCATGCTGAACATGAAATAATGAATTAAAGACATCAACACTAAAGCAGGAAGCATGATACGTCGCAGAATGCAGTGTAATTATTGAAGAATCGGAGTAAGATACTTTAAAAGGATAAATATGACAACATAAAATAGCATACTTTGCTGATGTGTTTCTATCTCCTTCACTAAAATGTACATTCACAGCTTCATTGAGATCGCCGCCATGCGCCTGATTGCAAGCAAGATGACAGATGAAGTGGAGGTATAAAAATGAACTCAATTTCAGAGCTAAATACATAAAGTAGGTCAAGCAATCGGTTCAATGAAAACAGCAAAGAAACCTGCGTAGAGGATCCAGAAATCAAGCAGATATAAAGTACTCTTGTTACAAGCTCATTACTGGATACATATTAAATATCTCATTACTGGAAGTAAGTTTTCTTTCTTACTTTGATACTTATTCAAGCACGGTATAAACTAATTAAGTTGCTGTATAAAGGATAGCTAGAGGAGATGCCCACTTATGCCCCGTCATCTATCGAGTATCGTACACTCACTACTTCTAAATGCAGTCCCTTGATTGCTATTCCCTGTAAATTTAATCCTTGAGGTATTTGTTGGCAAATTCAAAAGTCATACAAAAAATCCAATAATTCATTCATCTTTGACAATGCGATATGTTCGGTCCCCATTATCTTAATAGCACTAAATGCATAAATCACTATTCGAAGGAAATTCATCAAGGACAACTAGGTCAGTCCAAGACCaaaaatttatccaaaaaaatatttctggACCTTCCACACGCTAAATTGACCGCATTACCTCAAGTCAATTATCATCATAAGAGTATAATAACAACCCAACCATCTGAAACTTTAATCCAATAAACCATACAGactcacaaaataaaacatctAAATAATCAACTCAAACATCATCGAGCAACAAACAGCACCGAATTACCCGACTCTGAACCCTAATCCAATACCAGAACTCAACATTACCGATTTTTCCACATTCAGAACCGCAAAATTTAgcattaattttcaaaaaaaatactcaatcTGACAAATAAATCCCAAAATTTTGATCGGCAATTACtgttcagaaaagaaaaaactacctCGAGTTTTTCAACGGCGACTGCCTCCGTCGCGCCGGTGATGTTCATGAAGGTCTCGATAGCTTCCTGATTAGGCCTCGCcattaaagaaatttttaggGACCCAGATTTTCACAGTTTCGTGTGTCTccgctctctttttcttttggtttctgGGAGAAGAAATAGATATTTGTGTGGAATGATATAAAAAGAggggatttatatatatagtttgggAGTAAAAGATATGCTCTTAAGAACTCTACCTGATGATACGGTGAGGTGGAAGCGCGAGCGCGAGCGTGAGCGTGGCTTGTTGTACGTTCTCCAATCTTCTACGCCTCTAGGAGGTTACTTAAAAATGGGCTCTCTTGCTATATTTTGTGTGTTTCATTGGATGGgcataaataaatgttattctttttccccttttccaAGTAAAGTTTTTTAGTATgctttttttcttgtttaattttcttgagAGAAAGGGATGAAGtaaaatggtaaaacatttcTTTGGAAGGAAGAAAAACTTTACGAGATGGGCTAGACATCCTCCGCATGtcattctctcattttttttatttttttttaataggtaatcaaataaatttataaaaagcataaagaggctctctttttttttagtgaaagaTCCATTTCAATAAATCGAAACGAGACCAAATCGGTCTAATGTCCAGGGTTACAAAGAATTCCTAATAAACTAAGTCAGAGGCACAGGGTTAGAGTATCCTCCACCCAAGCAAGGTCAGACTTAGACCACCATAGCAGACCACAGCTGCTACAAGATAACTTAGACAACAGAAGATGCCTCTACGTATACATAAGCCTCTACAAGATCGAGGAGAGGACACGCAAACTGTGTTATACACTAGCTTTTACAGACCAGGTTTGATCTAAAAATACAAAGCAACTGCCTtacaaaacaacaaacacaacaGGGAACAAACGACAAATCCGGAACAAAACTCGGCCACGCCATCAGACCGACCAGAAGAAACCGGAACCAACACCTGGCAAACATGCCCCCATGAGCACGCCCGAAAAGACCCTTGTACACAAAGAAAAGCCCCTCTTGCAGGGGAACGGTTCCCCCTAGAAGATAACCGTCACCCGAGCCAACGGTCCAAACCTATAAGACCATCGAAAAAACAAACATGGGCATCAACAGACAAAACCGCCGAAGTGGAAAATACGCCAGATCCGGCACCGGTGTCCACCAATCAAACTGAAAATCCAAGGTGTAAAGCCCTTCCCGTTAACAAAGCCCCCAAAGCACGCCCGAAAAAATGCCATGTACACACAAAAAACCCATTTAACAAGAAAACGATAAATCAGATAAGGAAAACCATCACCTGAACCACCAATCCGTCGCCGACGAGTCCAATTAGACCAATAGGGCAAACTTCAGATAGTGCCGCCGATGTGGAAAAACTCCATAACTCATACCCAAAATCAGCATCGGTGGCCACGAAACAAGTCCCCAACGACCGTCGTTAACCCCAACAAACCAACACTACAACAAACTTCTCAAACCAAAAAAGGCCGAGAAAAACAAACCATTTCTCCTCTAGGGTGCCGACGACTCCCAAAGAGATAAAACTTTTATTGAGAAAACAAAACCTAAACAAGCAAATGGGGGAGGAGGGAAGCGTAGCACTTCCCTCCTCCAAAACACACTCCACATAAAGACGATTCCCTCAGAGGCCGAAAAATTGCGAAATCGccatagtagtttttttttagcgTAAAGAGGCTCTTAAGCCTACTAGAAGTATACAGAAATAAcaccaaaataagaaaaaatagatAAGAGAGGAAAAACACTCGTAAAACCCGAATACAAGAGGAAATCCAAACACCCCAACataaccagcccacaaaacccataGATCATTACATCACAGCAAGAGCCCTCTTGTCTTGTTTTGGCTAGAACTAAAACCCttggcatcataattaatcgagcatTTTAAGTTATTCACTTCACGAttccctttaaacttagaagaGGAGACTGCAGCCTCTTGTCGCTGCTCTACATCAACTTAAGTCATTAAGTCTAAAAAGTCATTCACATTCCCCTCGTGGGAGACCCCTAGAGTTTGAAAACATATGCTAAGATCAATCATTGCCCCAGAAGAACCACCAACCCCTTAAAAAACGCCTCCCCTTGAAGATTCACCCACCTTTGAGAAAGACAAAAGAGCAGAGCACTCGAACACAAACTGTACCAAGTGAGAGGAGACCCACGCACTTTTGACAAAGGAAAGACCGCATCGATTGGAATAAGAAAGCCACGCTGAAGAAGAGGTTGATTGACCTCGTCTCGAAATGGTCCAAGCATAGACACTACCCCATCCCTCGCGAGTGCTGACATGGGCTTGGCAACAACCCCAATCAACGACATAGAAGGAGCTAGAGGAGTACTAATTGCCGCCAAAGCCTCGGAAAGCAAATGCTCATCCAATTTGCCAACCTTAGGCTTCCGAGAGCATCTAAAAACCGACTTGAATTATGGCGAATAAATAGATGCTCCGAACTTTGACATCATAAGGAGAGAACAACGTATCCTTTCACCTAACACATTCGCACCTGAAGATAAGTCGCCAAAAACATCCAAGAAACTGGACCACACCGAAGGAAAGTCGGAGACGGAGCTAGCTCCTGTGAGGCAGGTTGACCAGCTCTGGCATACTTCCAGACAACACCCAAATCTAGCAACGCGAAGCTGGCCTCAGATGCAGACGGCAAAGGAGGCTCACCCCCACCAACAGGCCTCACTGAGGAAGAGGCTACTATCACTACTGAAATTGGCACTTGCCCACCAACGTCGATATCTAAGCATGCCGACGAATCAAAGACTGTGAGATCTAGACCCACTGCCAGAACCGGAGCAGAAAAAACAATTGTTGAACCCAAAGCATAACCACCGTCGGCAAGAGACGGAGAGGTCAAAGCCACGGGCAAGACAACAAACTGACCTGAGGAACCTGAATGTCCTTCTTCAAACCCCAGATCTCCATCTGACTCGGAAGCTAGGTCAAAATGCTTAGAAGAGGCCTTGGAGCCCAAACGCTTGAACCCACCCCGACACTGGGCCCTTCTTAAGACTGACACGGCTCGCAGCTAAGCAACTCGCCTTGCGTTTAAGCCCAAAACGCTTGAGGCCCAAACTTGGCAAAAAGCAATCCACTCCCCAAAGAGCTTGAGAAGCTTCTTGAAAACACTTGCTTGCTCCTTTTCTAGATGGTCACCATCACCCTCTATAACCCTGCAACATGCTGAAGCACGTATTGAACCATTAGAAGCACAAAGGGTATTACCTAAAGGATAAAGAAAATTATTCTCCATGGCATAACAATCCACTAGTTGCCGTTCCACCACAAAGTATTCCAAACCCACCGAAAGATACTTCTCCAAACCACCGCCTGTCACGCTTCTGCCAACTCTGACACAACGAATGCAACATTACGCTGCTTCCCAGCACCCTTGACATAGACTGTAACTGCAAGCACACACCACCTTTGCGAACGACAGAGACCCAGCAGCCTTACCCAACGTGTTCAAAAAATGTTAAGACTTTTGACAACTCGCCTGAAGCACGGCTCCAACCTTGCCCATCACGGCCTTCGGgaaacaaaactaaaccttTCCGGCCAACCACAATTTAGACCGCCACCTCAAAGAAATGGTTGGAACTAATCTCACCTCTCCGCACGATGGTCACCTTTGACTCCTCCTTATATGACTTGCCGAAATCTTCAAGCCCAGGAATATGCAAAGCTTCTTCCAGCATTGAAAACAACCACGCAATGTATCGTAATCCCAAAAGGACCACCCCAACGAAAGCTTTCCTCTTCTCCACTACCCTGAGCTCATcctttcacttttgaaaatcatcattagatctGTGAGGCCCATATGAGAGACTCACACAGACACCACTGATCcaattgtgatttttaaaagtggGAGGATGGGAGAAGGACATGAGGAGGAAATGAATAATTTCTCAAAGTTTAAGTAATGCTAGAGACCACACTTTTATTCCGCCACGATCCTTGATATAGCAATAAATATTACCATTGAATCTAAACTCTAATAGTGAttcattcaaaatttaattatgattttcatTGTCATGTCAGAAAAGCTTGCACTTTGAATTGTGGGAGTGGGAatgtatatagcatttctcctcAAAATTTATGAACCCTCAATTGGGAGTtcaagtattttattttatttaatttttcactttttattaggGGGAAAAATTCAGGCGAATAACAACTACTCCGTATCCGCCATCAGCATCTGCCCACTATACACTATCCATTATCTGCATATACGTATGTGGATAGCTGTTTAGGCTATGCGAGTGCAGTTATTAACCGTAGtggcattccctttatatataatatatatttaattaaattcactaaaacaacATCGTTctgaatttggtaagtttaggaCATTTAGCTTATGTTATGTTTTTAttactatcatctcaaagtcatacttcactacatttactttttatattttattttcataatccAAATCTCGATTTCTTTGTGAGACAAGGATTCTCTATAGTTGATAatcgtgaattgtgtaacaagtgaaatcttaatttatttaagcttgcatatatagtaataactacattatttaatcttgcatatagatttagaaaATAATCCAAAATGTCAATTACTTCATATGCAGATAATTACTGTATTTAATAACCGTACATATGCGGATATTAATCACATGATGTGAATGCGGATGGATATACATAAAAGCGATAATTGCATAATGAAGATGCAGATATTGCTAATAGCTGCATTTGCATTTTCACCCGCATCTTAGTTTTCGTTCCCAATTAAGTTAAGACACACATATAActtcttaacaaaaaaaattagatatgTTTTCAAGCGGGTTTTGCCCACTCCCCATGTGAATTATATTTGATATTTTGCACATAACAGATTCATAAAAACAATGGTATCTTTTTCTTACTGCATTTATCTATGAGGACtttatatttaaaatgaaatttgttttatgggctttttaaattatcaataTATCACCTACTATTCACACAAGAGTTTTCTAAGCGTTTAAAATAAGGAAAACCGTTAAATTTGTCCTCATAATTTAACGGTCTAAGGGGATAACTTACCACCTTCAGAATCGACCGATGGGGTGGCCGACCAACCCTAAAATCGACTGTTGCAATTGGCCAAACCATCAATAAGGACGATAGGGGTGGTTCCTAGAACCAACTGCTAAAGGTGGTCGAACTACGTCCAAAGGTGATTGGGGTGATTTGGTTACCCCTCATAACCGAGCTCTGAGGGTggttgaattattattattatttttttatatatataaaattcccaggataaaattataattttataaaaggcTCCATTGCAAAAATGGTCATACAGATTAATCATTTGAAATGTATTATTTGTGCGTACATTGtgtgtaaaaatattatttgccTAATCATTTTGTTACAAAGGCATACCGCGTTAGATTTATAAGTTTATTTTGAAATCATGGAGATTTATTTGTTATAAGGTCAAATTATAGAGACCAAtttaacaattgtttttttttaaataatttcaaattatcTAGTAAAAATTATGCTCCTTCCA contains:
- the LOC133854232 gene encoding plant UBX domain-containing protein 8, whose protein sequence is MARPNQEAIETFMNITGATEAVAVEKLEAHGGDLNEAVNVHFSEGDRNTSANMHETSVAVPQDDLMDIDPVEPQVPPSSLLSAAGIMNPLSILDPNFRRRFLDGSSDLTNRGPFVTHPREVREIPIEVKDGNQPSSHSGQAPAIEDVTGTVHAGGPDIHGTVLIDDDEDEDISAASTAQARLWDGGKDHILGDGSHGGNVRPNAPEFESLPDYSNDIEEEMVRAAIEASKWELEAAQNDLADPEPLPRKSHLEDPELAHAVSLSLKTAEKEKALRAQGEGAGASKVGLKPAEVELQELAASNGRLEPGSSSIQEEVEDVEEQPLVRHRSRRMSSGSLDSAKGVEVVEAGSPSSPGQHDIGNPPQHSGNAFPSDEWGGISSEEHDEAVMLEAAMFGGIPEGTGYRFAYAPHQFMQAEDHYPQRMPRPPSPTLAAQRMIREQQDDEYLASLQADREKELKAVEEAEAQRLQEEAAREAAHEEERRREEESRRKLEEKQELERQLAAKEASLPQEPASDDENAVTLLVRMPDGSRRGRRFLKSDKLQLLFDFIDIGRGVKPGTYRLVRPYPRRAFSDGESGLTLNELGLTSKQEALFLESIK